The genome window TTAAAAAGTCCCATCCATCGGTTCGTGTATGGATAACAGCATTAATATTTTGATTATCTTTGCGACTGTCAAATTGTCAATGAATATCAGGCAACACAGAAGTGATCGGCCATTTTTGATAAGGCTTTGTTGAGTGGAAGTTGTTGTCTCGAGTTCGCTGATAATTTCGGATATTGTAGTGAATCATTCATCCTTGCAATTACATGATAGGATATTCTCATCGCTCTTGAAGGTAATTGTACACTAAATAATAAGTAAAACTAAAGCAAAATGGTGGAAACGGCTCGGGCTTTGCTCGACGAATTGATGGGTCGCAATCGCAACCTGGACCCATCGGTGAAGGTGAAAAAAGTGAATTGGGACGATCCGGAGGTGAGTGCAATCTTACAAGCAAATATTCAATGGCTGCTTTACCGTAAATCGATTTTCTTTGTTGCAGTTTTGTCAATATTACCTTGTGAAGTTCTGTCCGCATGATCTCTTCGTGAACACGAGGGCCGACTTGGGTCAGTGCCCCAAGCTCCATGATGACGAAGCGAAGCGTCTTTATGAGAATGCAAGACCCGGCGCCCGGAAGCGTCAGTACGAGGATGATTTCTTGCGGTTTTGCAACAATATGATCAACGAAGTCGATCGGAAAATACAGAAAGGCAAACAGCGACTGCTGCTCATGAACAAAGGAGAAGGTGGGCCCGTCTACGTTTCTAAATTTCAGGAACAGTTGAACAATCTTAACGCTAGGATAAAGAAGTTGCTAAACGAAGCAGAGGAAGCTGGCCACAGGGGCGACGTGGATCAAGCACAGGTGAGCATTGCCATCCTTCCAGTGAGTTTTTGTGGTTTGGTTTCTCGGAAGTTGACGCTGATATGAAAACAGCTAACGATGAAGCCCAGCTCAATCCTCATTCGTTTCTCCTGAAATTTCTAGTTTATTCTTAGGGAATATGTGATGTGATGTTACTTAGCAACCGCAAAATATCTCTGTCAAAGCGTGCTCATAAGAAACGCTCCGGGTTCATGCGAAGCCTATCAACTTTCTTGCTTCTGAACTTCTGTAGGAAATATATTGCTTTTATCTGTAAAAGTCATACCGGGAAGTGTAGTGATTTGGTGGTTTCGAGAAAACATTTTGTTCCTTCTGAGTAAACAGTTGATTGTAAAGTTTTTTACCGAGACATCCAATGGTTGCTTCGATTAGTTTCAAACGTTTTGCAATTGAAAATTTCATGTTATCAATGCTTATTCCAGGGTTTAATGACACTATGCGAGCaattaaaagaagaaaaggaagctttACTCAGCCAACACGATAGCGGCCAGTCCCAAGCAGTCCAATCGTCCGCCAACTCGACGACAAGTTCGATAGCCTCGGACGGACCTCCACCAGCCCCAACAGGAACGGCGAGTTGGGCTGCAGATCTAAATACAACACAAGAAAAACAAATGGAAGTGTGTGAGGTGTGTGGGGCGTTTCTTATAGTTGGAGATGCCCAACAACGGATCGAGGATCACTTAACAGGCAAGCAGCATTTAGGATACTCAAAGCTTCGTAAGGCTGTGGAAGAAATGCACGAACAACGGAAGAAGGAGCGTGAATCAGAGGAGCGACGCAGGGAGGAGGAGAGGAAAGCGAAATATGAGAATGGAATGGATCGCCGACGAGATAGAGAGCGAGATCGTGACAGGGATCGCAGACGGTATGTACTTTTGTTGGAATAAGATTACCCAATTTTAGCGTTACTTTATTTAAACCTCTTTCTTGCTTAATACATTATCTCTGACCTCTCCTCTCCCGCTCGACTTGTCTTGAACTCCAACTGACACCGGAAAAGATTTTTCActccaaaaattgtttttcgatgttatAGCTGACGCGATTCGCGCTTATATACAAGCGACACATAAGCTGTTTGCTCAGCCACAACCCTTTAACCCCAGCTGAATCCAAAATGCGTTTCAGTGAGGAACCAGGCGGAGGGTTCCTTCAACCCAACTACCGCAAGTCAAAACAGACACATCACGGACTTCTCGCCCTGGTCATGTTGTCTTACTGGACGAAGAGCTTTAGTCGAGTCAAAGACACCCGTCTGACCGTGCCCTCGACGTTGAGACTATAATGGTGCCGGTCCTGGTGGATTGGTTCGAAGGTgtctgcagcggcttccgaggagcgtccgtcctaattagtaCATGCAGGATTGGAGATCCCTGGACACGTTAGCCACGGTTTTTGCGTGGTTggtggcgactttaactttggaattgcgtccttgagcagaccGTTGAGTCTCGATCTGATGTCGAGAAAAGTGCCGCTGAGGaatcttgggttctccccgtataccaactcCGTGGGACTTGCAGCAGATTCTTCTCGATTGGCTTTCCGGAGGCTaagtagaacgagtggcagaACCTGCGAACAAGAAGCGTCGTTTTGGGTTATTATAGCGGCCTTGAGCCTCATGTGCCAGCTTTCGAGGaacccattggactgcgggtggtacccGGTTGTCCGTTTGACGTtcaaaccaaggagtttgcccaattctgagaaaagggagggcTCCCTGATCAGTGATTATAATTGctggcacaccaaagcgtggaatccattctcgactcAGGGTCTTTGCCCaatattgtgcagtaatgtctttggCACCTGAAACCGTGCTAGTCTCGCAAAGACCAATGATATCCATTtgaattgtgtggaaacgcttggtggaccgagagAACACTCCACCTCTTTacatgctttgtagttttgcacttctggcattcgaTGCACTGgttggcccaagaattaatgttctTGTTCATGAACGATCAGAAATACTTGgcagtgactaaccgattcattGTGCGAATGTCTGGATGCGCCACATTATGATCggcatgaaatacttcctttcggaaatcggccggaatggaactggatgttgagccgaagataggaaactccctaaatatgtatttggagttggtcgtGAAGCTCAACGTCTGAAGAACTGGGTCGTCCGTctgcgattgccggaaaatcgacggtggcaGGGATCTTGACTTCTGCAATACGTGACAAAGGGTCAGCAGCCACgtcatcttttccagacacgtgttgaatatcggaagtgaactggctgataaagctccaGTGCCAAAGTTGGCGAGGGAACGCATTGTCGgggttttgtttcaaagcaaaaatgaatgaaattttgtttaagaatcgatggattcctaagtccgccatccacttaatggcggcaggaccagttggaaagcaacatgctctcacggttgttgtccacgaaaccctcatccttgggcaagcacctaagttgcaaaatttatgacttgcggtttcgttcagagcagaggcaactcatcagacgctgcctcacctctgccctgggagcagcgtaaccgaagtggttacaagatgGTATTTGCTTCGCAAGTCATAAATTTTCTAAATGGAGCAAATAAcatcttgtaaccacttcggtcacgctgttcccagggcagaggtgagagcgtctgatgagttgcctctgccctggacgaaatcgtaagTCATAAAAGGGAGtggtttatggtccgtgaataatGTGAACGGCCTGATTTCAAGGGAATactggaagtatttaattgcaaagTAAGCAGCTACTAACTCACGGTcttaggtactgtagttccgttgagcgcaATTGagttgtttggagaagaagctcaacgactgccagatttgattcactgttTGctaaagagca of Hermetia illucens chromosome 4, iHerIll2.2.curated.20191125, whole genome shotgun sequence contains these proteins:
- the LOC119654427 gene encoding luc7-like protein 3, with protein sequence MVETARALLDELMGRNRNLDPSVKVKKVNWDDPEFCQYYLVKFCPHDLFVNTRADLGQCPKLHDDEAKRLYENARPGARKRQYEDDFLRFCNNMINEVDRKIQKGKQRLLLMNKGEGGPVYVSKFQEQLNNLNARIKKLLNEAEEAGHRGDVDQAQGLMTLCEQLKEEKEALLSQHDSGQSQAVQSSANSTTSSIASDGPPPAPTGTASWAADLNTTQEKQMEVCEVCGAFLIVGDAQQRIEDHLTGKQHLGYSKLRKAVEEMHEQRKKERESEERRREEERKAKYENGMDRRRDRERDRDRDRRRPEIDDRRRREFSREFERRDRDRDRHRDVDRRDRDRDRMRRDRDTRRRSRSRSHSHR